The Arthrobacter zhaoxinii sequence CCAAACGATTCGAAGACCGCAAGCCGTCCTTCGGCGGCCGGCCTGCGCGTGACGGTGAGCGGAAATCCTTCGGTGACCGCGGTGCCTCTTCCGAGCGGAAGCCGTATTCAAAGGACCGCAAGCCTGCGTTCGGCGACCGACCCGCCCGCAGCGGTGACGACCGTCGTCCTGCCCGTGATGGTGAGCGTAAGCCGTTCTCCGAACGCAGCGGTGAGCGTAAGCCCTTCGGCGATCGCGGCGATCGTAAGCCGTCGTTCGGCAGCGATGACCGTCGTCCTGCGCGCGACAGCGATGGCAGGCCTCCCTTCAGCAATCGTTCCGAGCGGGATGACCGCGCCAGCCGGGGGAGCGATGACCGTCGCCCGCCGCGTGATGGTGAGCGTAAGCCGTTCTCCGAACGAAGTGGTGAGCGTAAGCCCTTCTCACGTGATTCGCGTCCGCCGCGTGATGGTGAGCGTAAGCCGTTTGGTGATCGTGGGGAGCGTAAGCCGTTCTCACGCGATGATCGTCCGCAGCGTGACAGCCGCCCGCCCCGTGATGGTGAGCGTAAACCCTTTGCCGACCGTGGTGACCGGAAGCCGTCGTTCGGCGGCGATGACCGTCGTTCCGCCCGTGATGGTGAGCGTAAGCCGTTCTCCGAACGAAGTGGCGAGCGTAAGCCCTTCTCCCGTGATTCGCGTCCCGCCCGTGATGGTGAGCGTAAGCCGTTCGGCGACCGCGGCGAGCGTAAGCCGTTTTCCCGGGATGATCGTCCGCAGCGTGACAGTCGTCCGCCCCGCGACGGCGAGCGTAAACCCTTTGCCGACCGTGGTCCGTCCGCTGAGCGTAAGTCCTTTGGCGACCGCGGCGACCGCCCGCAGCGTGATTCGCGTCCGCCGCGTGATGGTGAGCGTAAGTCCTTTGGTGATCGTGGGGATCGTAAGCCGTTCTCGCGGGATGATCGTCCGCAGCGTGACAGCCGTCCGCCCCGCGGCGACCGGCCCTCGTACGGTTCAGACCGCCCGTCGTTCAGCCGTGACGATGCCCCTGCCGCAGCGCGTCCCCGCAACGCCAAGGATCTTCGCAGCGCCAACCGTCCCGACCGTGAACGTTCCCCCGAAATCGATGAGGACGTCACAGGACAGGAACTCGACAAGGTCACCCGCGCTCAGCTGCGCAACCTGGAGGAAGTCAACAGCGAGTGGGTGGCCAAGCACCTGGTGATGGCCGGCCGCCTGATCGACGACGAGCCTGAGCTCGCGTTCCAGCACGCCCTGGCCGCCAGCCGGCGCGGCGGACGCATGGCCGTAGTCCGGGAAGCCGTTGGCCTGACCGCCTACGCAGCCGGACACTTCGGTGAAGCACTGCGCGAGTTCCGCACGTACCGCAGGATCAGCGGATCCAACGCCTACCTGCCCATGATGGCCGACTGCGAACGCGGTCTGGGCCACCCGGAAAAGGCGCTGGACATGGCCCGCTCCGAGGACGCCAAGGACCTGGATACCGCCGGACAGGTGGAGCTGGCGATTGTTGTCTCCGGCGCCCGGATGGACATGGAACAGTTCGACGCCGCCGTGGCCGCCCTGGAAATCCCGCAGCTGGACCGCAACCGCGCGTTCTCCTACAGCCCGCGCCTGTTCCGTGCCTACGCCGATGCCCTGGACATCGCCGGACGCGGAGAAGAAGCGGAGAAATGGCGGAAGCAGGCGCTGCGCGCTGACGAAGCCCTGGGCTTCGGCGACTTTGCCGAACCGGAAATCTTCGATCTTGTCCCCGAAGAAGAGGAACGCCCCAAGCGCCACTCCGAAGCCCGCGAAGACCGCTCCGGCGCGTACTTCGCGCCCGCTGAAGAAGCGCCGAAGGACACCCTTGACCCGGCGGACGACGTCGATGCTCTGCCCAGCGACGAGCAGGAAGGCCTCCTTACCGAGGCCGGCGACGTGAGTGACGAAGACGAGGCTGTGGAAGTCATTGTCTCGGACTTCGACGCAGACGCCGACGACGCCGAGGAAACTCCCCGGGAAGACGCCGAAGAAACGGAGCAGCAGCGCATTGAAGACTAATCCTTCACTGGTCTCCGGCTACGACGCGGTCTTTTCCGACCTGGACGGCGTGGTTTACGCCGGACCGCACGCAATACCGGGGGCCGTGGAGGCCCTGGGCAGGCTGGCCGACGTATCGGTCCAGCTTGCCTACGTCACCAACAACGCGTCGCGCTCCTCGGAGACGGTAGCCGCCCACCTGCGCGAACTCGGAGCACCCGCCACTGCGGATAATGTTTTCGGGTCCGCGCAGGCAGGGGCGGAACTGCTGGCCTCCAAGGTTGCTCCGGGGGCCAAGGTCCTCGTGACCGGCAGCGCCACCCTGGTGGCAGCCGTTGAAGCCCAGGGGCTCGTTCGGGTTACCTCGGCTGATGACGCGCCGGACGCAGTCATCCAGGGCTTCGATCCCTCCCTTGGATGGGCCGACCTCGCCGAAGCGGCTTTCGCCGTCGGACGCGGCGCTGTCTGGGTGGCTACGAACACCGACCTGTCCATCCCGCAGGCCCGCGGAATCGCACCCGGCAACGGGACCCTCGTGGCCGCCGTCGGCGCTGCCACAGGCCGGGTACCCTTCGTCGCCGGGAAGCCGGAGGCACCGCTGTTTACGACGGCGGCACGCCACCTTAACGTTCAGCGTCCGCTGGTCGTGGGGGACCGGCTGGACACGGACATCCTGGGCGGCACTAACGCCGGCTTTGACACCGCCCTGGTGCTCACCGGTGTCGACACCCCCCTGACCGCGCTTGCCGCACGGACCCCGGAGCGGCCGGTGTACCTGATTGAGAATCTCCAGGCGCTCTTTGAGCCGTATCCGGTGCCCGTCCTGGAAGCAGGGCAGTACCGCTGCGGCGCCGCCCTTGCCTGGGTGGAGGACGCGGCTGTGGTCATTGCCGGTGATTCCTCCGATCTGGACAGCTGGCGTGCTGCCTGCGCCGCCTGGTGGGCTGCCCGTCCGGACGTCGATTCCGCCGAGGCTCCCGAGATCCGCTGGACTGTCACCGCACGCGGATAGGCTTCCAGCAGGAACCCATCCCTCATCACGCATCCAGCAGGCAACCCGCAGGAGGAAGACCGATGCCCGAATCCCAGCCGGCGGCGCCATGGCCGCACGCGGCGGTGTCCACGGAGGACGCCGCCGTTGATTCCCTCCTCGAAGGACTCGGCCCGGTGGCATCCCTGCCGGTGGCCGGTCACGCCGCGGTGTATGCCGAACTGCATGACGCCCTGCTCGGCGAACTGAACAAACAACCCGCAGCGTCGTCTCCGGCGCCCGGGAACCACAGGGCAGGATAGACATGCCTCGACTCGACCAGGAACTCGTCACCCGCGGACTCGCACGCTCGCGTACGCAGGCCGCCAGGCTTATTGCCGCAGGGCGGGTGCTGCACGCTGGGACGCCGGCGGCTAAGCCCTCGGCTCCGGTGGATGCCGCTGAACGGCTGGAGGTGCTCGACGACGGCCTGCCGGACTACGTCAGCCGCGCCGGCCACAAGCTGGCCGGCGCCCTTGCGGCTTTCCCGGAGGTCCGGCCGCTCGGGCTGCGCTGCTTGGATGCCGGAGCTTCCACCGGAGGCTTCACGGACGTCCTGCTGCGCTCCGGCGCAGCGCACGTGGCCGCCGTCGACGTCGGCCACGGCCAACTGGTGGAACAGCTCCGGCAGGATCAGCGGGTCAGCGTTTATGAGGGCATGAATGTCCGCTACCTGGACCCGCAGGACATCGGCGGCACAGTCGATCTGACGGTCGCCGATTTGTCCTTCATCTCCCTGACCATGGTGGTGGGGCCGCTGGCAGCAGCCACCCGTCCCGGCGGCAGCCTGCTCCTGATGGTGAAGCCCCAGTTTGAGGTGGGCCGTGAGAGGCTGGACCGCACCGGGGTAGTCACGGATCCGGAGCAGCACCGGTCGGCTGTCGCAGCGGTGGCGGCCGCAGCCATTCAGGCAGGGTTGACCATCGGAGGCATCGCTCCGAGTCCGCTTCCCGGCCAGAACGGCAACGTGGAGTTCTTTATGTGGCTGCAGGTACCGGAACAGAACTCTGCCACCACAGGCGAAGAAGCTGTCGATGCGGGAC is a genomic window containing:
- a CDS encoding HAD-IIA family hydrolase; this encodes MKTNPSLVSGYDAVFSDLDGVVYAGPHAIPGAVEALGRLADVSVQLAYVTNNASRSSETVAAHLRELGAPATADNVFGSAQAGAELLASKVAPGAKVLVTGSATLVAAVEAQGLVRVTSADDAPDAVIQGFDPSLGWADLAEAAFAVGRGAVWVATNTDLSIPQARGIAPGNGTLVAAVGAATGRVPFVAGKPEAPLFTTAARHLNVQRPLVVGDRLDTDILGGTNAGFDTALVLTGVDTPLTALAARTPERPVYLIENLQALFEPYPVPVLEAGQYRCGAALAWVEDAAVVIAGDSSDLDSWRAACAAWWAARPDVDSAEAPEIRWTVTARG
- a CDS encoding TlyA family RNA methyltransferase, with translation MPRLDQELVTRGLARSRTQAARLIAAGRVLHAGTPAAKPSAPVDAAERLEVLDDGLPDYVSRAGHKLAGALAAFPEVRPLGLRCLDAGASTGGFTDVLLRSGAAHVAAVDVGHGQLVEQLRQDQRVSVYEGMNVRYLDPQDIGGTVDLTVADLSFISLTMVVGPLAAATRPGGSLLLMVKPQFEVGRERLDRTGVVTDPEQHRSAVAAVAAAAIQAGLTIGGIAPSPLPGQNGNVEFFMWLQVPEQNSATTGEEAVDAGQTPGTRAAAAASALVDAAFAGFAEPKPGVED